One Euzebyales bacterium genomic window, GCGCGGTTCGACGCACCACCGCTGACGGCGGCGCTGGCTGACGCCCTGATCGACGGCACCCACGCCCAGGCGGGAGGCCGGTCGGTCGCGGAGCTCGAGCAGTTGCGCGACGAGGCCCTCGTGTCGGTCATGCATGCGCTGCGTGGCAGCGGTCTCGGAGCGGGCCGGATCGTCGCCCGCCGTGAGGAGCGCACGCTCGCCGCGGGTGCACCGCAGCGCTGGCAGGCGGGGAACGACGTGCCGGCGCCGCTCGCGCTGTACGCGTGCACGGTGGCGCCCGACTGGGTCGACTACAACCGGCACATGACCGAGTCGGCGTACCTGTACGCGTTCGGCTGGGCCAGCGACGCGTTCTTCCGCTACATCGGCATCGACGAGGTGTACCGCGACGCCGGTCACTCCTACTACACGGTCGAGAGCCACCTGGTCTACCGCCGCGAGGTGGGCGAGGGCGCGCCGTTGCGGTTCACGACCCAGCTGCTCGGCCACGACCGCAGGCGCCTGCACCTGTTCCACACGATGTCGCACGCCCGCAACGACGAGGTGCTGTGCACCAACGAGCAGCTGCTGGTGCACGTCGACACGGCGGCGGGACGGTCTGTCCCCGTGCCCCCGTTGCCGCTCGCCGCACTGCACGCCATCGGTGCGGTGCACGACACGCTGCCCCGACCGGAGCGCGCGGTCATGTCGATCGGGAGGTGAGCGGATGGACTTCGGGCTGAGCGACGAGCAGGGCATGATCGCGGAGGTCACGCGGGCGTTCGTCGACGCCGAGCTCGCGCCCCACGAGGCCGAGGTCGAGCGCACCGGCCGGGTCCGCCCGGAGCTGACCGCGAAGATCCGCAGCCGTGCGCTCGAGGCGGGGCTGTACGCGGCCAACATGCCCGAGGAGCTCGGCGGTGGGGGGCTGGGCAGCCTCGATGTCGCCGTCATGGAGCGCCAGCTGGGACGGACGTCCATGGCCCTGCAGTACATCGTGGCGCGCCCGTCGAACATCCTGCGTGCCTGCGTTGGCGACCAGGTCGACACGTGGCTCGTGCCCACGGTCCGCGGCGAGCGGGTCGAGTGCCTGGCGATGTCAGAGCCCGATGCCGGATCGGACCTGCGTGGCATGCGCTGCCGGGCCGTGCGCGACGGTGACGAGTACGTCATCAGGGGCACCAAGCACTTCATCAGCCACGCCGACGTCGCGGACTACGTGATCCTGTTCGCCGCCACCGGCGAGGAGGAGGAGGACACCAGGCGCGGACGCCGAAGCCGGATCACGGCGTTCCTCGTGGACCACGGCACGCCTGGGTTCGAGGTCGCCGACGGCTACGGGTCGGTGTCCCACCGCGGGTACAACAACGCCGTGCTGCATTTCGACGGCTGCAGGGTCCCCGCTGCGAACGTCCTGGGCGAGGAGCACAAGGGTTTCGAGGTGGCGACGACCTGGCTGGGCTCCACGCGGCTGCAGGTCGCGGCGACGTGCCTAGGGCGCGCCGACCGCGCCATCGAGATCGCCACCCGATGGGCGACCGATCGGCGCCAGTTCGGCCAGCAGATCGGTCGGTTCCAGGGCGTGTCGTTCAAGCTCGCCGACATGGCCACGCGGCTGGCCTCCGCGGAGCTGCTGACCTACCGCGCCGCGTGGCTCGACGACGAGGGTCGCATGACCGACGCCGATGCGGCGATGGCGAAGCTGGTCGCGTCCGAGATGCTGGCGTTCGTGACCGACGAGGCGGTGCAGATCCTCGGTGGCATGGGCCTCATGGACGAGCTCCCGCTCGAACGGTTGTGGCGCGACGCGCGCGTCGAGCGGATCTGGGACGGGACGTCAGAGATCCAGCGCCACATCATCTCGCGCACGATGCTGCGCGCCGTCGGCGGGTGACCGGTGGCACCGTCGGCGCTGGGGCGGCTGCTGGACCCGTCGACGGTCGCGATGGTCGGTGGTGCGCCGGCCGCGGCGGCGATCGCCGAGTGCGACCGGCTGGGGTTTGCCGGCGAGATCTGGCCGGTGCACCCGTCGCGCAGGGAGGTCGGTGGGCGCAGGTCGGTGCCGACGGTGGCGGCGCTGCCGGGCACCCCCGATGCGGCGCTGGTCGCGGTCGACCGGCATCGCACGATCGATGTGGTGCGCCAGCTCCGCGACGTCGGTTGTGGTGGGGTCGTGTGCTACGCGTCGGGGTTCGCCGAGGTTGGGACGCCCGGCGCCGTGCTCCAAGACCGTCTGCGTGCGGCGGCCGGTGACATGCCGTTGCTCGGGCCCAACTGCCACGGCTTCGTGAATGCGCTGACGGGCGCCGCCCTGTGGCCTGACGTGCAGGGCTGCCGGCGGACCGAACGCGGCGTCGCCATCATCACGCAGTCGGGCAACCTCGCCCTGACGGTCAGCATGCGCCGCGGGCTGCCGCTCGCGCAGGTTGTCACGGTCGGCAACCAGGCCGGTCTGGGGCTGCATGACTGCGTCGCGGCGCTCGTCAGCGATCCGCGGATCACCGCGATCGGGCTGCACGTGGAGCAGCTCACCGACGCCGTCGCGTTCGGACGCGCCGCACTGCTGGCGTGGGAGCGCGCCGTGCCGTTGGTCGCGCTGCAGACCGGGGTATCAGTGGCGGGTGCGACGTTGGCGCGCACCCACACCGCATCACTGGCCGGCACCGCCGCCACCTACCGTGCGTTGTTCGCCCGGTACCACGTGACGGTCGTCGACACCGTGCCCGCCCTCGTCGGCGCGCTGGCGGTGCTGCACGCGTACGGCCGCCTGGGTGGCCGACGCGCGGTGTCGCTGTCGTGCTCCGGCGGGGAGGCGGCGTTGGCCGCCGACCGCGCCCCCCGCCACGGGATCACCTTCCCGGCGTTGCCCGCGGAGGTCGGCGTGGCGCTCCATCACCGCGTCGCTGTCACCAACCCGCTCGACTACCACACCTACCTGTGGGGTGACCGTGACGGCCTCGAGCACGTGTTCACGACGGCGCTGCGTGCTACCGCGGACGTCGGTCTGCTCGTCGTCGACTTCCCCTCCGACGGGCATGACGGCGCGTCCTGGCAGGTCGCCGTCGATGCGGCGGTGGCCGCACACCACACGACCGGTGTTCCGCTCGTCGTGACATCCGTCCTGGCCGAGCAGCTGCCCGCCGACGTTCGTGACCAGCTCGCCGCCCGTGGCGTACCCGCGATCGGCGACATCGACGTGGCGCTCGCCGCGGTCGCGGCAGCCGCCCGCGTGGCCGGCCAGCCGGCCCCGCACGTCCCCGCGCCGCCGGGGGCGCCCGGTCCGCTGCGCCGACGCGATCCGCCGCAGGCGCGGACGGCGCTGGCGGCCGGTGGTGTGATGGTGCCCCCCGGCAGATTCTGTCCCCGCGACGATGTCGAGCTCGCGGCGGGCGACGTGGGGTATCCGGTCACGTTGAAGGTGGTCGACGTCGACCACCGGACCGAGATCGGTGGCGTCGCGCTCGACCTGCGGGCGGCTCCCGACCTCCGGGCCGCCGCGGCCGCCATGACGGGCATCTCCGGACGGTTCCTCGTCGAGCGCCACGTCGTCGGCGCCGTGGCAGAGCTGCTCGTGGGCGTGCGCCGCGAACCACTGGTGGGCTGCAGTGTCACGATCGGTGCCGGGGGCGCGCTCGTCGACCTGTTCGATGACGCGGTGACCCTCCTGGCGCCGGTCGACGCCGACGACGTGCGACGCGCACTGGTGGGCCTGCGCGTCGGCCGGGTGCTCGCCGGTCACCGGTCACGGCCCGCCGGCGACCTGGCGGCCGCGGCCGATGCGATCTGCCGTCTCGTGGCGGTCGTGCTCGACGACCCTGACATCGTCGAGCTTGAGGTCAACCCCCTGCTGGTTCTTGCCGACGGCGTGTGCGCCGTCGACGTGCTGATGCTGGAGGCGGACGACATGATGGACGACCGATGAGCGGAATCGACATCGACCGGACGCCGCCGCTGTTGAACGTGACGATCGCCCGGGGCAGGGCCAATGCCATCGATGCGGCGACCAGCCGTGAGCTGTCGGCGGTCTTCACACGCTTCCGCGACGACGACCAGCTCCGGATCGCGATCGTCACCGGGGCGGGTGAGCGGTTCTTCTGCGCCGGATGGGACCTGGACGCCGCCGCGGCGGGCGAGGCTTACGACACCGACTTCGGCGCCGGAGGTTTCGGGGGGTATGCCGAGCTGCCCGATCTGCGCAAGCCGGTGATCGCCGCCGTCAACGGGATGGCGGTCGGTGGCGGGTTCGAGCTGGTCCTGGCGGCCGACCTCGTGGTCGCCGCCGATCACGCCACGTTCTTCCTGCCCGAGACCTCCGTGGGCATCATCCCCGACGCGGGCAGCGTGCGGCTCCCCCGCCTGCTGCCCCGCCCCGTGGCGATCGAAGTGCTCATCGCGGGGCGCAGGCTGACCGCGGCCGAGGCGCTCGCGTGGGGTCTGGTCAACCGCGTGGTCCTCAGCGGGGAGCTGTTGGACGCGGCCACCGAGCTGGCGAACCGGGTGGCGGCCGCGGCACCGCTGGCGGTCGAGGCCGTCCTCGACCTGGTCCGGCGGACCGAGCGGATGCCCGTTAGCGACAGCCTCCGTCTGCTGCGGTCGGGCACCGTCGATCCCTACGAGCGGATGCTGCGGTCGCACGACGCGCTCGAGGGCCCTCGCGCGTTCACTGAGCGTCGACCGCCGCGGTGGACCGGCCGGTGACCATCCAGTGCACCCGTTGATCGACGGCAATGGCTGCGTCGACCAGTGCCGCGTCCCGCGTTGGCGTGTGTCATCGCGGCACCAGCGGGTAGCACCGCGCGGTGTCGGTGGCACCATCGTGGCATGCAGCGGATCTCCACGACTGTCGTCGCGCTCGTCGGCGCCGACGCCGCGCGCTGGGCCCGCGAGGTCGGCGCCTTCGCCAACGTGCGGGCCATGGTCCCCGAAGAGGATGATCCACTCGACCGTGCGGTCGCGGCGTAATCCGGTGCGGCCGGTTCGTCGCGAACCTACGTGGTGCACGACGCGGATCCGTTGGCGGCGGTCGCCCGCCACTGGGTCGCGCTGTACGACGGCACCGGC contains:
- a CDS encoding enoyl-CoA hydratase-related protein — encoded protein: MSGIDIDRTPPLLNVTIARGRANAIDAATSRELSAVFTRFRDDDQLRIAIVTGAGERFFCAGWDLDAAAAGEAYDTDFGAGGFGGYAELPDLRKPVIAAVNGMAVGGGFELVLAADLVVAADHATFFLPETSVGIIPDAGSVRLPRLLPRPVAIEVLIAGRRLTAAEALAWGLVNRVVLSGELLDAATELANRVAAAAPLAVEAVLDLVRRTERMPVSDSLRLLRSGTVDPYERMLRSHDALEGPRAFTERRPPRWTGR
- a CDS encoding acyl-CoA dehydrogenase, with the protein product MDFGLSDEQGMIAEVTRAFVDAELAPHEAEVERTGRVRPELTAKIRSRALEAGLYAANMPEELGGGGLGSLDVAVMERQLGRTSMALQYIVARPSNILRACVGDQVDTWLVPTVRGERVECLAMSEPDAGSDLRGMRCRAVRDGDEYVIRGTKHFISHADVADYVILFAATGEEEEDTRRGRRSRITAFLVDHGTPGFEVADGYGSVSHRGYNNAVLHFDGCRVPAANVLGEEHKGFEVATTWLGSTRLQVAATCLGRADRAIEIATRWATDRRQFGQQIGRFQGVSFKLADMATRLASAELLTYRAAWLDDEGRMTDADAAMAKLVASEMLAFVTDEAVQILGGMGLMDELPLERLWRDARVERIWDGTSEIQRHIISRTMLRAVGG
- a CDS encoding acetate--CoA ligase family protein codes for the protein MAPSALGRLLDPSTVAMVGGAPAAAAIAECDRLGFAGEIWPVHPSRREVGGRRSVPTVAALPGTPDAALVAVDRHRTIDVVRQLRDVGCGGVVCYASGFAEVGTPGAVLQDRLRAAAGDMPLLGPNCHGFVNALTGAALWPDVQGCRRTERGVAIITQSGNLALTVSMRRGLPLAQVVTVGNQAGLGLHDCVAALVSDPRITAIGLHVEQLTDAVAFGRAALLAWERAVPLVALQTGVSVAGATLARTHTASLAGTAATYRALFARYHVTVVDTVPALVGALAVLHAYGRLGGRRAVSLSCSGGEAALAADRAPRHGITFPALPAEVGVALHHRVAVTNPLDYHTYLWGDRDGLEHVFTTALRATADVGLLVVDFPSDGHDGASWQVAVDAAVAAHHTTGVPLVVTSVLAEQLPADVRDQLAARGVPAIGDIDVALAAVAAAARVAGQPAPHVPAPPGAPGPLRRRDPPQARTALAAGGVMVPPGRFCPRDDVELAAGDVGYPVTLKVVDVDHRTEIGGVALDLRAAPDLRAAAAAMTGISGRFLVERHVVGAVAELLVGVRREPLVGCSVTIGAGGALVDLFDDAVTLLAPVDADDVRRALVGLRVGRVLAGHRSRPAGDLAAAADAICRLVAVVLDDPDIVELEVNPLLVLADGVCAVDVLMLEADDMMDDR